The genome window AAATTGCCATAGGAACGCTAAACATAATTACTAATGGGTCTCTAAAACTTTCAAATTGAGCTGCAAGAACAAGAAAGATAACAATCAATGCAAAGGCAAAAGTACCTAATAATGCGTTACCTTCTTGCTGTTCTGTTCTAGAATCGCCAGAAAAATCGTAAGACATTCCCCTCGGCATAAGTTTTTCAGCTTCCGCTTTTAAATAATTAAGACCTGTTGTTGTTGTTTGAGTTGGCATCATGACAGCAGATAGCGTTGCTGAATTTAATTGCTGAAATTGATTTAATGAACTTGGTTCAGAAGTTACTTGATACGTAACAAAGTTTGATAATGGAACTAAATTTCCCGAACTATTTCGTATATAGGTTTTATTTAATTCTTCTGGATTACTCCTGTTAACATCTTTTAATTGAGGAATGACTTGATAACTTCTTCCATTCATATTGTATAAATTTGTGTAGGCACCACTTAGCATAGTAGCAAGAGAATTTCCAATTGCTTGCATGGTAATACCCATTTCTGTAGCTTTATTTTTATCAATCTTAATATTTAGTTGTGGAGATTCAAAGCTTAAATCGCTATCAACAACTATAAATAAACCACTTTTTCTTGCTTTCGCTTTTAGATCTTCCATTACAGAATAAAGAAATCTATAATCATCGGTAGTTTTTAACACAAATTGGACTGGCATACCACTTGCACCAGTAGGAAGATCTGGCATTGAAAATATGAAGGATTTTACTCCTGCAATTTGGTTGAGATCTTTTTGAATAATTTCTTGCAATTTCATAGCAGTGCGTTTTCTATCGCCCCAAGGTTTAAAAATAAGGCCAGAGAAAGCAGCATTTTCACTACCCATCCCGTTAACGTTAAAATTAGCAGCACGTTCATTGTATTTTTGCAGAATATTATCAATTTCTTTAGTATAACGCTCCAAATACCGAACATTCGCATATTGCGGTGCAGTAGAAAATATTGCTAAAAATCCTTGGTCTTCTTTTGGTGCTAGTTCTTTCGGAGTCAATAAAAATAAGAAAAAAACGCTGACTAAAACAACAGATCCAAATAGAACTACTACAGGTTTCGTTTGTAATACAGAATGCAAAAGGGATTCATATTTTTTTTGCAATTGGCTAAATTTTTTATCTATCCATTTTGCAAAACCTTTATCATTAGCTTCATGAATTAAAATTTTTGAACACATCATAGGAGATAAAGTTAAAGCCACTACTCCAGAGACCACAACTGAGGCTGCTAGAGTTAATGCAAATTCCTTAAATAAAGCTCCTGTTAATCCTCCCATTAAACCAATTGGAGCATACACAGCCCCCAAAGTGATTGTCATAGTAATTACGGGCATTGCAATTTCTCTAGCTCCAATTAGAGCAGAATCTAAAGGAGATTTTCCTTCCTCAATATGACGTTGAATATTTTCAACAACAACAATAGCATCATCAACCACAAGTCCAATCGCTAATACCATGGCAAGTAAGGTTAGTAGATTAATAGAATAACCCAAAGCCATCATAAGGGAACATACGCCGACTAACGATAAAGGTATTGTTACGATAGGTATACTAACTGAACGAAGAGATCCTAAAAATAAAAAGATAACAACTATAACTATTATAGTAGCTTCTACTAAAGTTTTTATAACATCATTAATAGAAGCAGAAATAAATTCGGTTGAGTCATAAACTATGAGTTGTTTTAATGAAGGAGGTAAGTCTTTTTCTATTTGTGGAATAACTTCACGAATATT of Pigmentibacter sp. JX0631 contains these proteins:
- a CDS encoding efflux RND transporter permease subunit is translated as MKFTDIFIQRPVLATVVSILIFMVGLKSIFNLDLRQYPKVENTVVTVLTTYPGASAQLMQGFITQPIQTSVSSAEGIDYINSSSSQGVSKIEIHLKLNFNSTTAFGDISAKVNAVRAQLPKDANDPVITKTTGSTLAALYISYSSEKMSGPQIYDLLARVVQPKMQSVSGVASADILGGNPFAMRIWLNPEKMAALGVTADEVGSALRANSYLSAAGQLKGQYTITNISAATDLHSEQEFKDLVVKQIKGKLIRMRDVSEVELGSQSYSSSVTFNGNKGVFIGIQPVPSANPLTVVKNIREVIPQIEKDLPPSLKQLIVYDSTEFISASINDVIKTLVEATIIVIVVIFLFLGSLRSVSIPIVTIPLSLVGVCSLMMALGYSINLLTLLAMVLAIGLVVDDAIVVVENIQRHIEEGKSPLDSALIGAREIAMPVITMTITLGAVYAPIGLMGGLTGALFKEFALTLAASVVVSGVVALTLSPMMCSKILIHEANDKGFAKWIDKKFSQLQKKYESLLHSVLQTKPVVVLFGSVVLVSVFFLFLLTPKELAPKEDQGFLAIFSTAPQYANVRYLERYTKEIDNILQKYNERAANFNVNGMGSENAAFSGLIFKPWGDRKRTAMKLQEIIQKDLNQIAGVKSFIFSMPDLPTGASGMPVQFVLKTTDDYRFLYSVMEDLKAKARKSGLFIVVDSDLSFESPQLNIKIDKNKATEMGITMQAIGNSLATMLSGAYTNLYNMNGRSYQVIPQLKDVNRSNPEELNKTYIRNSSGNLVPLSNFVTYQVTSEPSSLNQFQQLNSATLSAVMMPTQTTTTGLNYLKAEAEKLMPRGMSYDFSGDSRTEQQEGNALLGTFAFALIVIFLVLAAQFESFRDPLVIMFSVPMAICGALIPLNIGLATINIYTEIGLITLIGLITKHGILMVEFANELQHKDKLDLETAIQKAASVRLRPILMTTAAMVLGVIPLIIASGAGASSRYNIGIVIASGLTIGTLFTLFVVPTMYTLLSKKKS